In Candidatus Epulonipiscium viviparus, one DNA window encodes the following:
- a CDS encoding reverse transcriptase domain-containing protein produces MPKPNGELRPLGIPTIQDRIIQQAIKQILEPIVEAKFYNKSYGFRPNRGTYHAIASLYKMIQCDNLHFIVDIDIKGFFDNVNHSKLIKQLWTLGIRDKNLICVIGKMLKAPIEKEGIPNKGTPQGGILSPLLSNVVLNELDWWIDSQWENIPTKHNYTKKTKHPNGKIYFSNSNKYRALRNTKLKEVYIVRYADDFKLICRDYKTAKTMYQSVKNWLKDRLNLDINEEKSKITNLRTKRTEFLGFEIGTHLKRNKLVVTSRMSRKAKIKAINKLRKKIRQIKKMPHMTIVKQYNSIVLGLQNYYKVATLVSCDFAEMYYKIFRTLRNRLKGKVNNKGDPGLTYKRLYSDYNEKAKFIDNQVIFPLYGIKFYKATHFPNDINSYTKEGREAIHRKIKDINEHTIKYMLDNPIANRSTEYNDNRMSLYIGQNGKCRITKLRLDPKNMECHHIEPRSRGGDDSYDNLVLLNKEVHKLIHMKNQDLIKQIVYELELDDKEKAAINKFREKIGNYNIK; encoded by the coding sequence ATTCCCAAACCTAATGGAGAACTAAGACCCTTAGGCATCCCCACAATACAAGACAGAATCATCCAACAAGCAATTAAACAGATTCTTGAACCAATCGTAGAAGCCAAATTCTATAATAAAAGTTACGGATTCAGACCCAATAGAGGGACTTATCATGCAATAGCTAGCCTATACAAAATGATCCAATGCGATAACCTACACTTTATAGTAGATATAGATATAAAAGGTTTCTTTGACAATGTTAACCACTCAAAACTAATTAAACAATTATGGACACTCGGCATAAGGGATAAAAACTTAATCTGTGTCATAGGAAAAATGCTAAAAGCCCCCATCGAGAAAGAAGGGATCCCTAATAAAGGAACACCACAGGGAGGTATCCTATCACCACTATTATCTAATGTAGTACTAAATGAATTAGATTGGTGGATAGACTCGCAATGGGAAAATATTCCTACAAAACACAATTATACAAAGAAGACAAAGCACCCAAACGGAAAAATATATTTCAGCAATAGCAATAAATACAGAGCTCTCAGAAATACAAAACTTAAAGAAGTATATATTGTCAGATACGCGGACGACTTCAAATTAATCTGTCGAGATTATAAGACGGCCAAAACAATGTATCAATCAGTTAAAAATTGGCTAAAAGACAGATTAAACCTAGATATTAATGAAGAAAAATCTAAGATCACAAATTTAAGAACCAAAAGAACCGAGTTCCTAGGATTTGAAATAGGCACACACTTAAAAAGAAATAAATTAGTGGTAACATCAAGAATGTCACGAAAAGCAAAAATAAAAGCGATTAATAAGTTAAGAAAAAAAATTAGACAAATTAAAAAAATGCCACACATGACAATCGTCAAACAATACAATAGTATAGTTTTAGGGCTACAGAATTACTACAAAGTAGCGACGTTAGTCAGTTGTGACTTTGCTGAAATGTACTATAAAATATTTAGAACCTTACGCAACCGCTTAAAAGGGAAGGTCAATAATAAAGGAGACCCTGGTCTAACGTACAAGAGGTTATATAGCGATTACAATGAAAAAGCGAAATTCATTGACAATCAAGTTATATTTCCACTATATGGTATAAAATTTTATAAAGCAACTCATTTCCCTAATGATATCAATAGCTATACAAAGGAAGGTAGAGAAGCAATTCATCGAAAAATTAAAGATATAAATGAACACACCATAAAATATATGTTAGATAACCCGATCGCGAACAGATCAACCGAATACAATGATAACAGAATGTCTCTATATATTGGCCAAAATGGCAAATGTAGAATTACTAAACTTAGATTAGATCCAAAAAATATGGAATGTCATCATATCGAACCTAGGAGCAGAGGTGGAGATGATTCATATGATAACCTAGTACTTCTAAATAAAGAAGTACACAAACTAATTCATATGAAAAACCAGGATTTAATAAAACAAATAGTATACGAACTTGAACTGGATGATAAAGAAAAAGCGGCAATCAATAAATTCAGAGAAAAAATTGGAAATTATAATATTAAATAA
- a CDS encoding NFACT RNA binding domain-containing protein, translated as MEIKSKPYLFISKANDMWFHIKAGPGSHVIMKVPNGQELSEEDLYEGALVAAYFSSGKQSNNVQIDYTTRKNVKKVPGAKPGMVIYYHFKTLSVTPTEKAIAQLEE; from the coding sequence GTGGAGATAAAATCAAAACCTTACCTATTCATATCAAAGGCCAATGATATGTGGTTTCATATTAAAGCTGGGCCAGGGTCGCACGTGATTATGAAGGTGCCAAATGGGCAAGAATTGTCGGAAGAGGATTTGTATGAAGGAGCTCTCGTTGCAGCATATTTTAGTAGCGGAAAGCAATCTAACAACGTGCAAATTGATTATACAACACGTAAAAACGTAAAAAAGGTGCCGGGTGCAAAGCCAGGAATGGTGATCTATTATCATTTTAAGACACTGAGCGTAACGCCTACAGAAAAAGCAATAGCGCAACTAGAAGAGTAA